The Rosa rugosa chromosome 1, drRosRugo1.1, whole genome shotgun sequence genomic sequence TCAATATAGTGCTGATTGCGGACCGTTTATGCTCCATTTCATGGAGAGCATAGTGAATGGCGAAGACCCAAGCAAGGAAGGCGGGGACAACATGAGAAAAATAATACTAGAGAGAATCATGAACCTACAATTCGGAAGAAAGTGAAGACTGGAAACCGGGATAGCCTATGTAGAAATTTAACATTAGGATTTCAAAAGCAGGGATTGTAAATACTTGGGCAGTTAAACTTATTTTGGAATTGTGGTTAAATAACATGCAATATTGGATGATGTAATATACCTATGTTTCTTTCAACAAGCTTCTAGTAGAATCATGCACTAAAATAGacaggtttattgccccccaataatctttaAAATTTTGGTCTAAAGGTGCCGGTTTTGCTTTAGGTTAGTTTATGTAGGTAAATATCTTCGAATCCAATACGTGATGAAATCAAAGTTCACCAAAAATCAGATTTACTGGGGTGTCATAAGATAATTTTTGGAACCCAATAATAGTTAGGAAGATGGTCACATGTATATTTTTTGGGTGTTAAATTAGGTTGCAAAAGTATAGTTTAGGTTTCCAATTACAAGCTGTTCTAAAGTTCTCATAATCAtgcattactggggggcaataatctgtctattggcccccagtaaacCATCTACAACCAACAACATCAACTCAAACCTGTTaataatttcattttatttctCTTCAAGGAAtcgaaaataaaaaaaaagttaaaatatGTAATTCTGAAAAGAATAATGGTTCATTGACCCTAAATATAAACAATTACtggcccccaataaacctaTTACTTCCCCCCAATAGAAAAGTGTAAAACCTATCAACCCTTTACAGAATCATGTACTACTACTGAACGAGAGGTTGTGTGCAGCTCTTCTTGTTATGAGTGCCCATTTTTCCGCAACGGCCGCAACGAATCAGCTTCTTTTCGACCTCTCCAATAGACTTGAACCGCTTCAACCTGGGCCTCCCGGGTGGCCTCTTCGCAAGGGGAGGTAATATAAAGTCAGTAGCAGATTCAGAAGAAGACATATCAACATTGGTTATTGGCCAGATAGGAGAACTGTAGCTCTTCTTGAACATATCAACACGAAAGTACTTATCAATATAATCATAGACATTTTCAGAAGCAGCTTGTATTGCAGCAAGGCCGTGAGGACAAGGAAAACAATTGATCTGCCATTTCACACATGAACATGAATGCTCGGAAATGTTAACTACGTACGAAAAGTTAGATCGAACCTCGTAAACACCAGGGCTAGAGTAATGGACACTGAAACGACGAGATATCTCCATCTGCACCTTCAGCCTTTCCTCCATTTTGGGAGTCAGTTCTGTCGTCCAACGTTGTGCCTCATCCCTCCTCTTACCCATATGCTCCATTTGCTTAATTTTGGTCTGATCCAACATACAATATACCGGCATCAAACGCTCAAGTGAAATCCAGGAGTTAAATGATTCTGCAATCCCATTGGCCATTATTCCATATCGGCCGCCTGTATAAAATGCACGGCACCAATGTTCAACTGGAATTTCAGCAAGAAATGGGTCAATAATCTCAGCCCCACCCTCTTGCCTAAGCAACTGCAAATTGAAACGGTATTCCTTCTCAGTAGAGGAATATGCAATCTTAAAAAACTTCTTAACTTCTTCTATCATCACAGAATTGCCTTTACCCCTATATTTACCGGCAAGGTTCGCCACCAAATGCTTGTAACAAAACAGGTGAGGATGTCCAGCAAATACCTTATCGAAAGCACTCAACAGTCCGGTACCCCGATCACTAATAAATGTGATTACTCTTCCTTGAGGTTCAAGTAAACTCTTCAACTGCTTGAAAAAGAATGTCCAATTTGTTTCCGTCTCAGAATCACAAAAACATATGGCTAGAGGGTAAAAACCTGCACAAAACCAGAACACAAAAACGTCAGT encodes the following:
- the LOC133741575 gene encoding uncharacterized protein LOC133741575, which gives rise to MSKFKSTYGFDISYKVALKAKQSAKEAIYGSDADSFSKLSWYKEAVLESNPGSYFVLEVDPSTNRFHRLFVAYGGCIEGFQFCLPVLYVDGTFGKSIYKGQILSATGRNGNQGFYPLAICFCDSETETNWTFFFKQLKSLLEPQGRVITFISDRGTGLLSAFDKVFAGHPHLFCYKHLVANLAGKYRGKGNSVMIEEVKKFFKIAYSSTEKEYRFNLQLLRQEGGAEIIDPFLAEIPVEHWCRAFYTGGRYGIMANGIAESFNSWISLERLMPVYCMLDQTKIKQMEHMGKRRDEAQRWTTELTPKMEERLKVQMEISRRFSVHYSSPGVYEVRSNFSYVVNISEHSCSCVKWQINCFPCPHGLAAIQAASENVYDYIDKYFRVDMFKKSYSSPIWPITNVDMSSSESATDFILPPLAKRPPGRPRLKRFKSIGEVEKKLIRCGRCGKMGTHNKKSCTQPLVQ